In Solanum lycopersicum chromosome 3, SLM_r2.1, the genomic stretch ATATTCTTTCATAGTTGATAATTAACTTTGAATCTATGTTTATGCGTTAAATTAActatttaaatcaaatttttgaatagaataaaatttttaagttttttaaaataaattagttgtGTTTTAATTTAACTTAAGACTTTGTATGAATGACTTAAGGATAATCTATATCCTTTCATAATTATTAAACAAGGTCCCTTGATCCATGTTGGTGAGTTTGAATTAATTGTATGTTCAGAACTTGACAATGGATAAATGTTTCTAGTTAGATTTATCTAGAGATTTTTAAAAGTATCAAAAGATTTTCATTCAAGTTTTCAACATGTCTCTTTTTAGTAATTTAAATTCTCTATAAAATTAACCAAACTTTCAAATCTGTCAGTCAACCACACGCTAACGAATTCTCCAAGATGCCTAAACCCTTCCTTGGAGAATTAGTTGAACCCTTACCAGACTCTGATTTGTTTAAatgttttctttcaaaaattcccttttaattggttttcttattttttttcttaaaaaattaagtggcaactttcaaattataataatttttcccaaaaaaaaaaacttaacaaaATTACCAAAGTAGTGAAATCGATTAAGAAAATCTTTAGTTTTCGAAATCGGGTCATAACAtgtacaataaaaaatatttgtgttttctaataatgttatgaataatattttataatcgCTAAATcatcaaagaaataaaaaggtgAGAGCGTTGttagaaaaatgaaattgtatttggtttaatttatacatatttcaATCTCTGtgtttaatttcaaatataatgaGAAAATATGTTATCAAAAATCTATTATCACTTGCTATTTCTTTTATGGTCATACGattcaaaatatcattatataatatttttggtaacTTATAAGTGATAGATGCATGAGTCAAAGAGGGACTAAAATCTATTATCACTTACTTTGAAGTTATGTGATTCTTTTAAATCAGACAAAGTAGGAACTCTTTTTATATGGTTTATAAGTTATTTGTCTTCTACgaaatattgtaaaaatattatttctagtTTACCTCTCAAACAATTATTGATCGTGTTATTACTATCTTGTAATGAtgcatattaattattaatatattatccttatttatccaaaaaagaagaagaagaagaaaagtataACTTTAGTAgagttatacatgtattaataatgtagagattaattatgaaaaagtttatgtattattttatattgatattagtTTTCTCACCTTCTATCCTGTATAAAATAAACATAGACTTCCTTATAACTTATCCatgtattaattatatgaatttttaaattgcAAGCTCAAACAACATATTAATTTTACACATGAATAGTTTATCTCGTAATCAACTATCAAACATGTTATAACTATATGCacgattttattcttttataacTTATCCTCAAATCAGCTAACAAACAACCTCATATTAGTCATTCCACCttctattttgtataaaataatatacatattttttcataacttatacatgtattaattGTGCATGTTTCTAAATTGCCAACCGAACTTCATActaattttatacataaatagtTTATTTCCTATCTATCTAACAAATATCGTATAAGTAATATACAAATAACACTCTATGTCCTTGATCattcattcaatttttttgttgtacttgttcactttaacaaatcaagaaaagacaatttctttttaattagtataccctcaattaattaattttggaaaaggtagaattttttgaaaatcttaaaattttaatttatccacttcataaataatgaaaataaaaatgttaaactTACTgtgtcaataatttttttcttaatagacATGTCAATTCAAAATTGGACAAATGATTAGGAATGTAGTACATGAATAACTTGTTTCTATCCAACTATCAAACGATTCCTTAGTTATCTGTACGCTATTCATTTTAACGCCATATTTTAAAAGGCTTATACTCCAAACTCAGCACCAAGAATTCAATCCCTAATCTCTCTTACTCCTTCCGTCTCTTTTTACTTGTCAAATTTTCACTAGACTTACctatttaaaaaacaataaattgtatagtgagtttatcattttatccttattaatcaatataatttcagatatatttatttaatacataTTTCAAGGACGTTAACTCAGTTAATAAATTAAGggtataataagaaaaaaaaattatttttcctttatataTCAAAGGAaatcaaattagaaaatatttcacAAGTAAATAGGGACGAAAAGTGTATGAAATATCCATTACTATACATAGAGTTACGTATCGATCGGTTTCACTTATTAGTTATCGATTTGTAGAGATGCTAAACAGTTATAGAATCATTAAAGTATCAACTTATTGGTTATTGATTTATCGGTTAATGACCGTTATCAGTTTTCTCGTTAAGGtttgacataaaaaaatattaaaaatcaatttaaaataaggTGACAAATCAAATGAACCATGCACATGCGTTCAAAAATTACATCGTACTAAAAAACAATCAATTTCACATTATAGAATAATCAAGAGTTCTGGGACAActataataaaagtagaaaactaaaccctaaatcaaatataatacaaatataattatttaatttaccaTCGGACTATTGATTAAGAAcctatgacaaaaaaaaaatcaaaatcggCTATTGAAAAACTAAGTAACTTTTTTTCGATTGGAATTATCGATTTCAGTTCGATTCACGCTTTTGGGTTGAGGAGATCTTTTATtagtataataaatttattgaaataaaaatatatatttttttaattccacacGCAAACTATTTATTACCCAagcaaaaaaagaataaaagaaaataaaatgaaagaaatcttCTTCTCATATTTTTGGATGCCTGCAACACACTTCCCATTATTCAAAGCCGCGTCTTCCATTTCTTCTCTCTGTACATACGTCTCtatcttctctctttttcataCTTTGCTCTTTGcataatcatttttttcacctgctcagattttatttttgtttttggttcaGTGCTTGCCATGTTATTCATCTTTTGaggtaaattttatttgttttttttctcaatttaagCTTGTTAATCCCTTTTTCTTGTTGCTTGTCTTGTTTATTCTCGATTTGGGTTTTTCTGAATCTGCTTGGTTTTTGTtaatttgggttttttttttctgttttgcaGCTCTTATCTGCCATGTTCATGATCTTTGAGGTAAATTTCAGCTgggttatttttcttttttgcaatTTAAGCTTGTAATCGTTTTTCTTCTTACTTGTCTGGCTTATACTCGAATTGGGTTTTTCTGAATCTACTTGGTCTTTGTTGTTTTGGGGTTGTTTTTAAATTCTATGGGagtgttttatttttgtctGTTTTGTAACTCTAGAGTGATCTTTGAGGTAGACTTTAGCTGGATTCTTTCAATTTAAGCTTGTAATTCGTATTCTTGTTACTTcgtcatgcttatttatttatttggtttttTCTGAATCTCTTTGctttttgttgttttgaaattatatgcaagttgttttctattttttgcaATTCAATCACACTATCTAATATCGGGTGGGATACGATTTCCTTCTTTTTGAGCTAAGTTTTGGTTTGAGTGAGGTCGAAAGTTCCTTACTTTATCATGGTATCTTATATTCTCCATGCTCTAGATGTCTATTCTATTAACAACGTATTGGGGTTGAGTTAGACCGAAAGGTCTATTTCCTTATCGATAGATTTGTGAGCTTTTTTTAAGTGTGTGTGGAGTGGGGGGTGGGAGAGGGTTGATTTCATACATTTCTCACTAATGGGTGGTTGATTACATGCATTTCTTGctcatgttcttttttttttttgggattttgatgTGTTGTTATCAAGTTCAACAATGCATTGATGCTTGCATTTATAAAGTATGTATTCATATTTAGAGTAGGATTCAAGATTAGATCTCATGCATTTCTCACTAATGAGTGGTTTGGGTTTTTGATTTCTGTCTTTTGATCAAGTTCAATAATGCACTGatgtttatattgtatatattcatatttagaGTGGGATTCAAGATTTGATTTCAATACATTTTCGCTAATGGGtgttttgggattttgatttctgtctttttatcaagttcatcaGTGCACTGATGTTTGCATCTATATTGTATAATCACATTTTGAGTAGggttcatgtttttgtaagtTAGTGGATGAAGATAGAAATAGCTGCAGATAAGTTTATGTATATCTGCAGCTGTAAATGCTTTCATTTTGCCCTAAACAAGGTTTCAGTAATTCAATTTGGCTGATGTTAATAGGAGTTCGTTGAGTTTCCTCCACTATGACGAAGTGTCATGTGTTGTAGTTTCAATTTCAGTGTGTCTAGGGGATGTTATAcacttttccttttaattttgcTACTAAAAGCTTGAAGTTCTATTGTGCACCCTTGCATGAAGTCTCGTAATTCACGTGTTAAAGACCTTCTCTTGAGAAAGAAGATCAAGAAGATCCAATGCAATGAGCTTAAGAGATAAACTTGCTATAAAATTGATATAGGAAAGAGGGATATGGgtagaagagaaaaaaagaaataagaaacaaGGAAGTGTAAAAACTTGTCTAATGAAGTGTCAAGTATGTCTCTTATATACTCATTCATGTGAAAGTTGATTGAGATCATTTGTGTGCTTCACTATACTCATggaaaaatggagaaaagagGAAAGTTTGAGCTGAAGAGAGAAAATACTTGCACAAGGTTTAAGTGAGTTGATTTGGTTCATCTGATCATGATAATCTAGTTATCTGTGTGTCTATGTTCGTTCATCTTGCTTCTCATTACGCTGTGTTGAAATTGGATGGACTTCATTAAAGTAGTAGGAGGGCCTTGGCCAAGCATTAGGGTTTTCCGTCTACCTTTCTCCCCTGTTCTCGCACTGCTTCATCATTGCGTTTCTCCGAATTGGCATTAGTTTATAAAAGATAAGACTGCCACATTGAAAGTTGTTATTTTCTGATTTGTAGGGTCATGGTCctaatttttgttataaattataaataaaattgagaaggattttttcaatcaaaaaatCCGCTCTGATAAGCTATATCAACTTGTACTTCTCTTATGTCATTAGGAAAACATAATTTGGTGATTCAAATATTTGTTGTATCCTACTGACTTATAGAAATCATTCTCTATCTAACCAGGGCCGAAGCAAAGCATCTTTCAACTTTCAGGCATGTTAGGAATTCCTTTAGTTTCTGAACAGACGGTCTTTGCATTTGTCATTAAGCTCAGGAAGTTCTCACAACTAGAAAAAATTAGGGAGTATATACAGTAGTTGTGGGGTGTGCGTGAAAGGTCTTAGTCTACTATACGTTCTGATTGAAGATAACTATTACTTTTTCTCAATCATAGTGAAATTTTACATGAATACTAAGGATGTGTCTTGACCGTTGTATGCATACAGTCCcataaacttaaaattaaactcaTCTAGATATCTGGTCTTTATGGTTCTACGATTTGTTAGTCATAGCAGCAATGTAATCTTAGGTTGTGATGTTTTTGCAGTGACAAAGATTAGCATCTTTGCGCGTGTCCCATTCTCTTCTCCAACCCTATTGTAAAAGGTTTCCTATTTCAAATATACTTGAAAACTCAAATGGAGGTTAAGCTATGGAATGACAAGCGTGAAAGAGAAATGTATGACAACTTAGCTGAACTCTTTGCTATTATCAAAGCAACAGAGAAGCTAGAGAAGGCTTATGTTCGTGACATCATTTCAGCAGCTGAATATGAGACTGAGAGTCAGAAACTCATTGCTCAGTTCAAAACCCTATCATCTACATTAAGGGATACTGTACCTAACATTGAGCGATTTCATGACACATACAAAATGGATTGCCCTGCTGCCCTAAACCGGCTTGTGACCTCTGGCGTGCCAGCTACTGTAGAACACCGAGCTGCTGCTGCAATGTCATCTGTGAGTTCAGCAGCTGTTGTGGCCGAATGTGTGCAGAATTTCATCACTGCAATGGACTCGTTAAAGTTGAACATGATTGCCGTAGACCAGGTCTATCCCCTATTATCAGATCTGTCATCTTCCCTCAATAAACTATCGATTCTGCCAGTGGATTTTGAAGGGAAGACAAAGATGAGAGAGTGGCTTTCAAGACTGTCGAAGATGGGGGCTGCAGATGAGTTGACAGAACAACAGGCTCGCCAGCTCCACTTCGATCTGGAATCGTCATACAATTCTTTCATGGCATCACTTCCCACTGATGGAAGTTAGCTGACTATATCAATAGGTGGTATGTTTGTAAATACCATTGTTATTTTGTTTAGTAAGTTCATAAATCATAACACATATTATTCCTTCTTTAATTGGAGCGCTAGTGATTATCAGTGAAGATGAATTGTGTTTATTTTGGGACTTCTTACATGTTATATAATTGTAAGATTGGTGGTGTACCCATTTTCCTTTTGAGCGGATGATTtattggaaacaacctctctacccgGTTTGGGTACATCCTATACTCCCCAAACCCTACTTGTGGGATTGCACAGGTTATGTTGTTATGATCGTAGTATCATTTTTTATGCTACGAACACATTGTGGATAGCACTACTATCAATCTATATGTTGAATGGGCTATATTACTTGGTTTTGTTGATTGATTCGTTCCTCGTTTTATGTTTTGGGTTGTGGATTGTGATATCAAATTGCACGAGGCTTGCAAAAACGAGTTTGATCTTGAATAGTAAAATGATACTTGCATTTGCTCACAGTCCGTCTGTCTTGACTTTGTTGATAGGTTTCTTGATTTATTGTTATATAGTCGTTATGTCATCCTGGATTTATCTGTGTGAAATTTActggaattgttgaaaaatattgaaCTACGAGCCCTCGAGGTGATGGGGTTAGTGGTTGGAACCCGAGTTTGGaatatatagaattaaaatTCTGGATCCgcctttaattttaactttcgtTGAACCGAATGATGCCGGCTTATTCTCATAAACTTGACTCTGTCATTTGTCAATAACTTCGTGGTGACATATTGAGTTTAGGTTTTGAGTCACTTTCATGAGCTAAGTATTTGAAACCTTCAAATATATAGTCATGTTTGCAACTGCTttctttgacatttttttaaacaaaaagatGCATTATTGCATCAAGTATGGTTTGTTTATTACCTCAAAAGTCTTTGacaaataataatgaattttgaactCATAATTTACAAGTGCAAATATTTAATGTTAAGAACCATTAGGTTCATTGaaccaaacaaaattaaaatcttgaatttgttTATATGTTAGAGATATTATGCTTTTCGAGCGCTACCTAATATTAGTTGTGTGTGAATTAGAACTTTCCCTATGAAGTGTTGAAGATATAAGTGAAGTAGTAAATTTTGATAGAAGCGAATATATAATTgagtaactttcacatatagctaacataaaaattatatttgtatgctatagctaTAGCTTGTATAATTGCgtttcatagcaaacataaatatgtatatttcgctatacatattttaaaaaaatagttgtataacttgctatacatatacaaagaaaccaGTTGTATAATtctctatacatatacaaaagaaagcagttgtaGGAGATCCTGAACTAAGGTATGATTCCACTTTCCTTTGACgtatgtataaaatgagaaagagagaaaggcaaaagaaaactGGTCaggaaatatttgtattgtatagttatatgtgtataggacgaagatatacgtatttgcatgtgtatatataattttctatcgctttatacaaacagaaacacaatttatacatttcgtttctgtttgtataagcgagagaggcaagggtggcgagcgagatctgggagagtggcgagGGATTTGGGAGAGGgtaacgaaaatatatgtatatatataa encodes the following:
- the LOC101255562 gene encoding vacuolar protein sorting-associated protein 28 homolog 2-like; this translates as MEVKLWNDKREREMYDNLAELFAIIKATEKLEKAYVRDIISAAEYETESQKLIAQFKTLSSTLRDTVPNIERFHDTYKMDCPAALNRLVTSGVPATVEHRAAAAMSSVSSAAVVAECVQNFITAMDSLKLNMIAVDQVYPLLSDLSSSLNKLSILPVDFEGKTKMREWLSRLSKMGAADELTEQQARQLHFDLESSYNSFMASLPTDGS